The DNA window ACTGCGGCGCGCAGGTCTTCGAGGCGGTCGGCCTGGACACCCGCCTCGTGCAGCGCTACTTCCGGGGCACCCCGAGCACGATCAGCGGCATCGGGCTCGCCGAGATCCACGCCGAGGTGGCCGCCCGGCACGCGCTGGCCTGGCCGCCCGCGGGCGCCCGGGCGAGCGACCGGCTGGACGTCGGCGGCGAGTACCAGTGGCGCCGCGAGGGTGAGCTGCACCTGTTCAACCCCGAGACGGTCTTCCTGCTCCAGCACGCCACCCGCAGCCGCCAGTACGACGTGTTCCGGCAGTACACCGCCAAGGTCGACGAGCTGGCCGCCCGGGCGGGCTCGCTGCGCGGGCTGTTCACGCTGCGCACCGGGGTGCGCCCGCCCGTGCCGCTGGACGAGGTGGAGCCGGCCAGCGAGATCGTCAAGCGGTTCGCCACCGGCGCCATGTCGTACGGGTCGATCTCGGCGGAGGCGCACGAGACCCTGGCCATCGCCATGAACCGCCTCGGCGGCAAGTCGAACACGGGCGAGGGCGGCGAGGACGTCGCGCGGCTGCACGACCCGGAGCGCCGTTCGGCGGTCAAGCAGATCGCCAGCGGCCGGTTCGGCGTCACGAGCGAATACCTCGTCAACGCCGACGACCTGCAGATCAAGATGGCCCAGGGCGCGAAGCCCGGCGAGGGTGGCCAGCTGCCCGGCAACAAGGTCTGGCCGTGGATCGCGCGGACCCGGCACGCCACCCCGGGCGTCGGCCTGATCTCCCCGCCGCCGCACCACGACATCTACTCCATCGAGGACCTGGCCCAGCTCGTCCACGACCTGAAGTGCGTCAACCCGGCCGCCCGGGTGCACGTGAAGCTGGTCAGCGAGGTCGGGGTGGGCACCGTGGCGGCCGGCGTGGCGAAGCTCAAGGCCGACGTCATCCTGATCTCCGGGCACGACGGCGGCACCGGCGCCTCCCCGCTCAACTCGCTCAAGCACGCCGGCACCCCCTGGGAGCTGGGCCTGGCCGAGGCGCAGCAGACGCTGCTGCTCAACAAGCTCCGCGACCGGGTCACCGTGCAGGTCGACGGCCAGCTCAAGACCGGCCGGGACGTGCTGGTCGCGGCGCTGCTGGGCGCCGAGGAGTTCGGCTTCGCCACCGCCCCGCTGATCGTCGAGGGCTGCGTGATGATGCGGGTCTGCCACCTCGACACCTGCCCGGTCGGCATCGCCACCCAGAACCCGGTGCTGCGCGAGCGCTTCACCGGCCGGCCCGAGTTCGTGGAGAACTTCTTCCTGTTCCTGGCCGAGGAGGTCCGGGGCTACCTGGCCGAGCTGGGCTTCCGCAGCATCGCCGAGGCGATCGGGCACACCGAGCTGCTCGACGTGGCCGGCGCGATCGACCACTGGAAGGGCCACGGGCTCGACCTCAGCCGGGTGCTGCACCTGCCCGAGCTGCCCGAGGGCGCGGCCCGGCGCGGCATCCGGGCCCAGGACCACGGCCTGGAGCTGGCGCTGGACAACGAGCTCATCGCCCTGGCCGAGCCGGCGCTGCGCGACGGCACCCCGGTCCGGGTCGAGGTGGCCGTGCGCAACGAGCATCGCAGCGTGGGCGCCATGCTCGGTGGCGAGGTGACCCGCCGCTTCGGCGGCACCGGGCTGCCCGACGACACCGTCGAGTTCCTGCTGCACGGCACCGCCGGCCAGTCGTTCGGCGCGTTCCTGCCGCGCGGGGTCACCCTGCGGCTGCACGGCGACGCCAACGACTACGTCGGCAAGGGACTCTCCGGCGGGCGGCTCGTCGTCCGCCCGGACGCCGCCGCGCCGTTCGCCGGCGCGGACGCCGACCCGGGCGCGCGCGCCGAGGACCAGATCATCGCCGGCAACACCATCCTGTACGGCGCCACCGGCGGTGAGGTCTTCCTGCGCGGCCGGGTGGGCGAGCGGTTCGCGGTGCGCAACTCCGGCGCGGTGGCCGTCGTCGAGGGCGTCGGCGACCACGGCTGCGAGTACATGACCGGCGGCACGGTGGTGGTGCTCGGGCCGACCGGGCGCAACTTCGCCGCCGGCATGTCCGGCGGCACGGCCTTCGTGCACCGGCTGGACCGGCGGCTGGTCAACGCCGAGCTGGTCGACCTGTCGCCGCTGGGCGTCGAGGAGCGGGAGCGGCTGCACGAGCTGGTCCAGCGGCACTTCGCCGAGACCGACTCGGCGGTCGCCGAGGAGCTGCTCAAGCGCTGGCCGGAGGCGGTGGAGGAGTTCACCGCCGTGGTGCCCCGGGACTACCGCCGGGTGCTGGAGATCATGCGGGCCGCCGAAGCCGCCGGCCACGACGTCGACGACGCGGTGATGAGCGCCCTCGCGCCATCCGCCGCGCCGGTGCCGCCCGCCCCGCGGGCGGTCGCCCAGGAGGTGGCTCGTGCCTGACCCGAACGGTTTCCTGCGCTACGACCGGCGGTTGCCCGCCCGCCGCCCGGTCCCGGTGCGGATCATGGACTGGCGGGAGGTCTACCCGCCTGCCGGCGAGGAGCTGATCCGGGAGCAGGCCACCCGCTGCATGGACTGCGGCATCCCGTTCTGCCACGACGGCTGCCCGCTCGGCAACCGGATCCCGGACTGGAACGACCTGGTCCGCACCGGCAACTGGGACGCCGCGGTGGAGTCGCTGCACGCCACCAACAACTTCCCCGAGTTCACCGGCCGGCTCTGCCCGGCGCCCTGCGAGGCGGCCTGCGTGCTCGGCCTGGGCGGCCAGCAGCCGGTCACCATCAAGCAGGTCGAGGTGGAGATCGCCGACGCCGCGGTGGCCCGGGGTGGGCTGCGCCCGCAGCCGGTGCCGGCCCCGACCGGGAAGTCGGTCGCCGTGGTCGGCTCCGGCCCCGCCGGGCTCGCCGCCGCGCAGCAGCTCGCCCGCGCCGGCCACGCCGTCACCGTGTACGAGCGGGACGACGCGCTCGGCGGCCTGCTCCGCTACGGCATCCCCGACTTCAAGCTGGAGAAGCGGCACATCGACCGGCGGCTGGCCCAGCTCGCCGCCGAGGGGGTGCGCTTCCGCACCGGGGTGGACGTCGGCGTCGACGTCACCGCCGAGCAGCTGCGCGCCGAGCACGACGCCGTGCTGCTCGCCTGCGGCGCGCTGCAGGGCCGGGACACCCCGGAGACGCCGGGGCGGGCGCTGCGCGGCGTACACCAGGCCATGTCGCACCTGGTGGCCGCGAACCGCGTCGTCGCGGCGGCGGGTGAGGGCGGCCCGGCCCTGGCCACGCTCCCGGACGGCACGCCGATCGACGCCGCCGGCAGGCACGTGGTGATCATCGGTGGTGGCGACACCGCCGCCGACTGCCTGGGCGTGGCCCACCGGCAGGGCGCGGCCGGCGTGCACCAGCTCGACCTCTACCCGGAGCCCCCGGCCGACCGGGACGCCGAGCGCGACCCGTGGCCCACCTGGCCGTGGGTGCTGCGCAGCTACCCGGCCCACGAGGAGGGCGGCGAGCGGGTCTTCGCCGTGGCGGTGCAGGAGTTCGTCGACGACGGCACCGGCCAGGTCCGGGCGGTCCGGATCGCCGAGGTGACCGTCGAGAAGGTGGACGGCCGGCGGATCGTCACGGCGCTGCCCGGCTCGGAGCGGGAGATCCCGGCCGACCTGGTGCTGCTCGCCATCGGGTTCGAGGGCACCGAGGAGCAGCCGCTGCTGGGCCAGCTCGGGGTGACCCGCAACGGCCGGGGCGCGGTCGACGCCCGCCCCGACTGGCAGACCGGCGCCGACGGCGTGTTCGTCGCCGGGGACATGCACCGGGGCGCCTCGCTCATCGTGTGGGCCATCGCCGAGGGTCGGGCCGCCGCCGCGGCCATCCACGCCCACCTGGGCGGGGCCGGCACCCTGCCCGCGCCGGTCGACCCGGCCCGGCAGCCGCTCGCCGCCCGCTGACCCGGCGCGTCACCGACACCCCGGTCCGGCCCGGATCGGGGTGTCGTGGCATCCGGGTCCGGTTCGTGCCCGGAGTGCCCGGGCCGCCCTACCCCGTTGGTGAACCCTCTCACCAACTGTCGTCGGGAGGTTTGACCGCGGCCAGACTTGTGCGCTGGCCGGACCCGCGGGGGTCCGGCTTCGTCGTGTCACCGTCTGGACGGGGAAACACTCATGGCCCTCGGCGCCACGTTCGCCGCGCTGCGCCACCGCAACTACCGGATCTGGGCCGCGGCCGGATTCGTGTCGGTCATCGGGACCTGGATGCAGGTCCTCGGCGTCAACTGGTACGTGCTGGCCGAGACCGGGTCGGCCACGTCGATGGGGTTCACCGTCCTGCTCCAGGCGTTGCCCACCCTGGTGCTGAGCGTCTGGGGTGGCGCGCTGGCCGACCGGCTGCCCGCCAAGCCGCTGCTGATCGGCGCCCAGGCCGCCCACGCGCTGCTCGCCGCCGGGCTGGCCGTGGTGGCCGTCACCGGCGCCGGCGGTCTCCCGGCGATCTTCGCGATCTCGCTGGCCACCGGCGCGGTGTCGGCGATCGAAGGGCCGGTGATGGGCCGCTGGGCCTCCACCCTGGTGGACCGGGAGAGCCTCGGCAACGCCCTGGCGCTCGGCTCGCTCACCAACTCCGCCGGGCGGATCCTCGGCATGAGCCTCGGCGCCGTCGTGGTCGCCGCGGTCGGCCCCGCGCTGCTCTTCGCCGCGAACTCGGTCAGCTTCGTCGCGGTCGTCGTGGCGCTGTTCGCCGTACGCGAGGGGGAGCGGCACGCCGGCGAGCCGGCGGCGGCCGACGCGGCCGCGGCCGACGGCGGCATCCGGGCCGGTTTCCGCTACCTGAGGCGCCAGCCGGTGGTGCTGGTCGCGCTCGCGCTCTCCGTCGTGCTCGGCAGCCTGGGCCGCAACTACCAGGTCACCATGGCCGCCATGAGCGACGGCCCGCTGCACGGCGGCGCGTCCGGCTACGGCCTCCTGTCCACCGTCTTCGCCGTCGGCACGGTGCTCGGCGCCCTGTTCGCGGCGCGCCGCGCCGACCTCGGCTACGCGGTGCTGATCGGGGCCGGCCTGCTCGCCAGCGGGCTGCAGATCGTCGCCGGGCTGGCCCCGGGCACGCTGAGCTTCGCCGCGGTGATCCTGCCGGTGGCCGCCGCGGCGGTGGTCATCGACACCACGGTCGGCGCCCGGGCCCAGCTCGACACCGACTACGCCATGCGCGGCCGGGTGCTGGCCGCCCTGGCCGTCACCGGCTCGGTCTCCGCGGCCGTGGGCGCCCCGCTGCTCGGCTGGCTCGCCGAGCACGCCGGCCCCCGGCAGACCCTGGTGCTGGCCGGCACGGTCACCGCGGTCGCCACCGCGGCCGCCGGGGTGACCCTGGACCGGCTGCGCGAGCGCCGGCTGGGGCACCGGCTCACCCGGGTGCTGGCCGCGCCCGCCGCCCGCCCGGTCCGCCGGGTCGCCGCCACCGCCGCCCGGGTCGTCCGCCCGGCCGGCGCGGGCCTGGGCGCCGTCCACGCCGCGGTGCTGCCCCGGCCGACGGTCCTGGCCGGCGCCTCCCCGGTGGTGCTTCCCGGCGCCCCGGCCGGCGCGCGTCCCGGCGCCGGCCGGCTCCGGTCCAGCCGGGCGGCCCGCGCGGCCCAGGACTGCGCGGCCTGCGCGCCCCACCGGGGCCGGCGCCGCTCCCGCTGGACCGATCTGCGGTCGCCGTACGCGCACCGCGACGGCTGCCCGGCCGCCTGACCCGGCACGGCGCACGGGACTGGTCGAGACCGGCGAACGCACGGGACATCCCCTGGTTCTGGACGCTGGTCGACCTCTCCTTCGCGGTCGGCGCGTTCCCGCCGCTCTGGTTCGCGTACCGGCACATCCGGGCCGTCGAGGCGGCGGCGCCGACCACGGTCACTCCCGTGCCGGCCTGACCGGCCGGGGCCCGCTCCTGGCCGCGTGGAGCGGGCCCCCGACCGGTGCCGGTCAGTGCTTGAGCAGCCGGTGGGCCTCCCGGATCTTCGTCCACGACTTCGGCTGCGCCGGGGCGAGCGCCGTGCGGGCCGTGGTGGCCACCTCGGGGCGCCCGGCGGTGAACAGCCAGGTCGTGAAGACCGCGTCGAGGTCCCGGCCGGAGATCCGCTCGGCGAGCGCCTGGAACTGGGCGATGGTGCCGTTGCCGTAGCGGTGCTCGGCGGTCCAGGCCGGCAGGATCCGGAAGAACGCCTCGTCGCCCACGGCCAGCCGGAGCTGGTGCAGGGCCATGGCGCCCCGGTCGTAGACCGCGTCGTCGAAGATGGCGCCGGCCCCGGGGTCACCGGGAAGGACCTGCCAGAACTCCGAGTCGGCCGGGTAGCTGGCGTAGGTGAAGTCGAACAGCTCCTGGGCGGTGCCCTCGCCCTGCTCCTCCGACCAGAGCCACTCGGCGTACGAGGCGAAGCCCTCGTTCAGCCAGATGTTGCGCCACTCGGCGACCGAGACCGAGTCGCCGAACCACTGGTGGGCGTTCTCGTGCACCACCACCGACGTGTTGGCGCCGCGCCGCCAGAAGCTGGGGCCGTAGACGGGGCGGCTCTGCGTCTCCAGGGCGAAGCCGATGCCGTCGATCGGGCCCGCCACGCCGCCCTGCGCCTCGAACGGGTACGGCCCGAACACGCCGCTCTCCCAGTCGACGATCTCGGCGGTGCGTTCGATGCTGGCCCGGGCGGCCGGCCCGAGATCGCCCAGCGTGGTGCTGTACGCGTTGGACACCGGCTGCCCGTTCGGCGCGGTGTCGGTGACGATGTCGTACTGCCCGATGGCGAGGAACGCCTGGTAGGTGGCGCCCGGTTTCACGCTGCGCCAGCTCCACCGGGTGCGGTTGCCGGCCTCGGGCAGCGGGGCGCGCGGCTGCACGCCGTTGCTGACCACCTCGAGGCCGGTGGGCACGGAGACGGAGATGTCCCAGGTGGCCTTGTCCTTCGGGTGGTCGTTGCTGGGGAACCACCACCAGGCCGACTCGGGCTCGTTGACGGCGAGGGCGCCGTCGGCGACCCGGGTCCAGCCCGTGTAGCCCTGGACCAGCGTCTCGGACGGGACGCCGGCGTATTTCACCACGACGGTGAGCTGCTGTCCCTTGAGGACCGGCCGGGGCGCGGTGACCACCAGCTCGTGCGCGCCCTGCCGGGTGAAGCCGGCCGACCAGCCGTTGACCCGGACCGACTCGACGCCGAGGACGAAGTCGAGGTTGAACCGGGACAGGTCCTGGGTGGCGGTGGCCAGGATCGTGGTGGTGCCGCTGAGCCGGTCGGTGGCCGGTTCGTAGCGCAGCCGGATGTCGTAGTGGCCGACGTCGTAGCCGCCGTTGCCGTAGTCGGGGAAGTAGCTGTCGCCCAGCCCGGGGCTGCCCGGGGTCGGGGCGGCCGCCGCGGGCTTCGGCCGGCCCCAGCCCGGTAGGGCGGCCTGGCCGGGGGCGCCGGTCACGATGGTGCCGGCGGTGGTGACGGTCAGGGCGGCGATGGCCGCCGTGAGAGCGCGTCGCACGAGGTGGACTCCCTCCATCGGGGTAGTACGCACCGCCCAACCTAATCGACGTCGATGAACCCGTCTCCCCCGGAAGGCCTCCCGGCGCTATTCAATTTATGCCGATGTTTCGATACCATTACCGACTAGTAACAAGCACCGACCCCCTGGCCACGCGCGCGGTCTACGGGCTCCACCACCCCTGTCCCGTGGAGGTCCTGTCATGTCCCGTCGCGTCCGCACCGCCCTGGCCGCACTCCTCGCGGCCGTCCTCGGCGCCGTGCTCGTCCCCGGCGTCGCCCGGGCGGCCACCGTCAACTACGTCGCCCTCGGTGACTCCTACTCCTCCGGCGTCGGGGCCGGCCCGTACGACCTGTCCACCTGCCTGCGCAGCCAGAAGTCGTACGCCCCGCTCTGGGCCGCCGCGCACGCGGTCACCAGCTTCAAGTTCCCGGCCTGCGGCGGGGCGGTCACCGCCGACGTCATCGGCAGCCAGGTGAACTCGCTGAGCACCGGCACCACCCTGGTCACCGTGACCATCGGCGGCAACGACGCCGGCTTCGCCGACGTCATCACGAGCTGCCGCTTCGGCAGCACGTCGAGCTGCGAGAACGCCGTCAACGACAGCCGGGCCTTCGCCACCACCACCCTGCCCGGCCGGCTCGACAACACCTACGCCGCCATCCGGAACCGGGCGCCCAACGCCCGGCTCGTGGTGCTCGGCTACCCGCGGCTGTTCGAGACCGGCTACTGCGGCCTGCTGGCCATGAGCACCTACAAGCGGACCATCCTCAACCAGGCCGCCGACCTGCTCGCCACGGTCATCGCCGACCGGGCCCGGGCGGCCGGGGCCACCTTCGTCGACGCCCGGCCGTTCTTCGCCGGCCACGGCGTCTGCGCCGCCGACCCGTGGATCAACGACGTGTCCGGGCTCATCGAGGCGTACCACCCGGACGCCGACGGCTACCGCCGCGGCTACCTGGCCGCACTGACCGCCGCGATCGGCTGATCCGACGCGACGGGCGGCCGGCGGTCCGGGATGGACCGCCGGCCGCCCGCCGGTGTGTGAGAGGTGTCCGGCCCGGTCAGCGCGCCGTCACCAGCTCGCCGGTCAGCTCCGGCTCGGTGCTCCGCGCCGACGGCTGGCCGCGCCGTCCCCGCACCGCCCGGCGACCGGAGGGGACCGCCAGGGCGGCCAGCGCGGCGGCCAGGGAGATGCCGGTCAGCAGCAGGAAGCCCATGGTGAACCCGGCCTCCCGGGGCAGCCCGGTCGCCTGCGGGTGGGCGGTGATCACGCTGCTGGCCACCGCGGCGCCGATGGCGCCGCCGATGGTGCGGATGTTGGCGTTCATGCCGGTGGCCACACCGGTCTGGCGGGCCGGCACGCTGGCCACGATCAGGTTGGCCATCGAGGCGAAGGCCAGCCCGATGCCGACCCCCACCAGGCCGCCGGCCACGCCGATCTCCCAGCGGGTGTCGTGCGCGACGGTCAGCATCGCGGCGGCGAGCACGTTGAACACGGCGCCCGTGGTCAGCTGCGCCTTGGCGCTGAACCGGGCCGCCAGCCGGCCGGCGACGAGGCCGGCCACGAACATGCCGACCAGCATCGGCAGCATGAGCAGCCCGGCCTGGGTGATGCTCGCGCCGAAGCCGTACCCGGCGCTGCTGGGGATCTGCACGAACTGCGGCAGGAAGGCGTAGACGGCGAACATCGAGGCGCCGTAGAGCAGGGCGACCAGGTTGGTCGTCCAGACCGCGGGCAGGCGCATCATCCGCATGTCGATGAGCGGGTTCGCCGCGCGGGTCTCGGCCACCAGCCAGCCGGCCAGGAGCACCCCGGCGAGCGCCAGCAGGCCGATCACCCGGCCGGACGTCCAGCCCCAGGCGGCGCCCTTGCTCACCGGCAGCAGCAGCGCGACGAGCCAGCCGGACAGGAGCAGGGTGCCCGGCCAGCTGATCCGGCCGGGGGTGCGCACCGGCGACTCGGGTACGAACCGGTGCGCCGCGACCGCGGTCAGGCCGACGACCACCATCGGGATCCAGAACAGCCAGCGGTAGCCCAGGGTGGCGACGATCGGTCCGGCCAGCACGACGCCGAGGCCGCCGCCGGCGGCGACGATCGCCGAGATCGCCGCGACGGCCGAGCTGACCCGGGCGGCCGGGAACTCGTCGCGGATGATCCCGAAGGAGAGCGGGAACACCGCGCCGCCGATGCCCTGGACGACCCGGGCGAGGATGAGCATGCCGATGTTCGGGGCGACGGCCGCCAGCAGGCAGCCCAGCGCGAGCGCGGCGAGCGAGACGACCAGGGTCCGCTCCTTGCCGACCATGTCGCCGACCCGGCCGAGGACCGGGGTGAAGATCGACGCGGACAGCAGGTAGGCGGTGAGCACCCAGGTCACGGTGTTCTGCGAGGTGTGCAGGTCGTGCTGGATGGTGGGCAGCACCGGGGTGATCAGCGACTGGAGCATCGCGAAGAAGCCGGCGCCGGCGGCGAGGACGAGGAAGGTCAACCGGCGCGAGTCGCGCCGGACGGTGTCGATCACGGAAATGGCTCCCGTTCGTGGGACGAGGGTGTTCCGGGCGGGCCGCTCGCGCGAATGGGCGACGGTGGCGGCCCAGGGGGTGTCTCAGCGGGTTGCGGGCATGGTGGGACCTCCCGGGTCCGATGTCTGGTTCGCCGACCGCGGCGGGTGGGATCGGCGGGGAAAGCCGGAGTAAGCTATCCGGAGGCAAGGCTCCGGTCAGTTCCGGAGGGGTGCCTCCACTAACGTAGCGGAGGGGTGCCTCCGTTTGCAAGGGGAGAGGGGTGACGCCCGTCATGGCCAGCGCGGACCAGCTGGGCGAGGTCTTCGCCCGGCGCCCGAAGCGGGCCGATGCCCGGCGCAACTACGAGGCGCTGATCGCCGCCGCCCAGGAGGTGTTCGGCGAGTACGGCGCCGGCGCGTCCCTGGAGGAGATCGCCC is part of the Micromonospora halotolerans genome and encodes:
- a CDS encoding MFS transporter; amino-acid sequence: MALGATFAALRHRNYRIWAAAGFVSVIGTWMQVLGVNWYVLAETGSATSMGFTVLLQALPTLVLSVWGGALADRLPAKPLLIGAQAAHALLAAGLAVVAVTGAGGLPAIFAISLATGAVSAIEGPVMGRWASTLVDRESLGNALALGSLTNSAGRILGMSLGAVVVAAVGPALLFAANSVSFVAVVVALFAVREGERHAGEPAAADAAAADGGIRAGFRYLRRQPVVLVALALSVVLGSLGRNYQVTMAAMSDGPLHGGASGYGLLSTVFAVGTVLGALFAARRADLGYAVLIGAGLLASGLQIVAGLAPGTLSFAAVILPVAAAAVVIDTTVGARAQLDTDYAMRGRVLAALAVTGSVSAAVGAPLLGWLAEHAGPRQTLVLAGTVTAVATAAAGVTLDRLRERRLGHRLTRVLAAPAARPVRRVAATAARVVRPAGAGLGAVHAAVLPRPTVLAGASPVVLPGAPAGARPGAGRLRSSRAARAAQDCAACAPHRGRRRSRWTDLRSPYAHRDGCPAA
- a CDS encoding SGNH/GDSL hydrolase family protein: MSRRVRTALAALLAAVLGAVLVPGVARAATVNYVALGDSYSSGVGAGPYDLSTCLRSQKSYAPLWAAAHAVTSFKFPACGGAVTADVIGSQVNSLSTGTTLVTVTIGGNDAGFADVITSCRFGSTSSCENAVNDSRAFATTTLPGRLDNTYAAIRNRAPNARLVVLGYPRLFETGYCGLLAMSTYKRTILNQAADLLATVIADRARAAGATFVDARPFFAGHGVCAADPWINDVSGLIEAYHPDADGYRRGYLAALTAAIG
- a CDS encoding M1 family metallopeptidase: MRRALTAAIAALTVTTAGTIVTGAPGQAALPGWGRPKPAAAAPTPGSPGLGDSYFPDYGNGGYDVGHYDIRLRYEPATDRLSGTTTILATATQDLSRFNLDFVLGVESVRVNGWSAGFTRQGAHELVVTAPRPVLKGQQLTVVVKYAGVPSETLVQGYTGWTRVADGALAVNEPESAWWWFPSNDHPKDKATWDISVSVPTGLEVVSNGVQPRAPLPEAGNRTRWSWRSVKPGATYQAFLAIGQYDIVTDTAPNGQPVSNAYSTTLGDLGPAARASIERTAEIVDWESGVFGPYPFEAQGGVAGPIDGIGFALETQSRPVYGPSFWRRGANTSVVVHENAHQWFGDSVSVAEWRNIWLNEGFASYAEWLWSEEQGEGTAQELFDFTYASYPADSEFWQVLPGDPGAGAIFDDAVYDRGAMALHQLRLAVGDEAFFRILPAWTAEHRYGNGTIAQFQALAERISGRDLDAVFTTWLFTAGRPEVATTARTALAPAQPKSWTKIREAHRLLKH
- a CDS encoding glutamate synthase subunit beta; the protein is MPDPNGFLRYDRRLPARRPVPVRIMDWREVYPPAGEELIREQATRCMDCGIPFCHDGCPLGNRIPDWNDLVRTGNWDAAVESLHATNNFPEFTGRLCPAPCEAACVLGLGGQQPVTIKQVEVEIADAAVARGGLRPQPVPAPTGKSVAVVGSGPAGLAAAQQLARAGHAVTVYERDDALGGLLRYGIPDFKLEKRHIDRRLAQLAAEGVRFRTGVDVGVDVTAEQLRAEHDAVLLACGALQGRDTPETPGRALRGVHQAMSHLVAANRVVAAAGEGGPALATLPDGTPIDAAGRHVVIIGGGDTAADCLGVAHRQGAAGVHQLDLYPEPPADRDAERDPWPTWPWVLRSYPAHEEGGERVFAVAVQEFVDDGTGQVRAVRIAEVTVEKVDGRRIVTALPGSEREIPADLVLLAIGFEGTEEQPLLGQLGVTRNGRGAVDARPDWQTGADGVFVAGDMHRGASLIVWAIAEGRAAAAAIHAHLGGAGTLPAPVDPARQPLAAR
- a CDS encoding MFS transporter; this translates as MIDTVRRDSRRLTFLVLAAGAGFFAMLQSLITPVLPTIQHDLHTSQNTVTWVLTAYLLSASIFTPVLGRVGDMVGKERTLVVSLAALALGCLLAAVAPNIGMLILARVVQGIGGAVFPLSFGIIRDEFPAARVSSAVAAISAIVAAGGGLGVVLAGPIVATLGYRWLFWIPMVVVGLTAVAAHRFVPESPVRTPGRISWPGTLLLSGWLVALLLPVSKGAAWGWTSGRVIGLLALAGVLLAGWLVAETRAANPLIDMRMMRLPAVWTTNLVALLYGASMFAVYAFLPQFVQIPSSAGYGFGASITQAGLLMLPMLVGMFVAGLVAGRLAARFSAKAQLTTGAVFNVLAAAMLTVAHDTRWEIGVAGGLVGVGIGLAFASMANLIVASVPARQTGVATGMNANIRTIGGAIGAAVASSVITAHPQATGLPREAGFTMGFLLLTGISLAAALAALAVPSGRRAVRGRRGQPSARSTEPELTGELVTAR
- the gltB gene encoding glutamate synthase large subunit produces the protein MAFPYPLRPQPARPSMGLYDPAHEHDACGVAFVADLHGRRSHEVVANGLGALCRLDHRGARGAEHNTGDGAGIMIQVPDAFLRAVVEFPLPPAGQYATGLVFLPDDDAAEARARRVVEKYALVEGADILGWRDVPTDPSGLGETALAAMPRVRQLFLAAHRLTDGPAGPAGSPLSGLDLDRVAFCLRKQVERETAERGVPAYFPSLSGRTMVWKGMLTPDQLPAFYPELTDERVVSAIALVHSRFSTNTFPSWPLAHPYRFIAHNGEINTIRGNRNWMQAREALLRSPHLPGNIRRVFPVCTPAASDSANFDEVLELLHLAGRSLPHAVLMMIPEAWENDPDMRADKRDFYRFHASLMEPWDGPASVAFTDGEIVGAVLDRNGLRPGRWWRTADGLVVLGSEAGVLDLDPATVVAKGRLQPGRMFLVDTVNGRIVQDDEIKTELAAARPYGEWLHAGIIELDDLPPREHIVYTHDSVRRRQQTFGYTEEELKILLGPMARNGAEPLGSMGTDTPISPLSTRPRLLYDYFHQLFAQVTNPPLDAIREELVTSLASTIGPEGNLLDPGPASCRQIVLPYPVIDNDELAKILSIDEDGDLPGFKAVRVSGLYRIRDGGAGIKARLTEICRHVSEAIEDGVRILVLSDRDSNADLAPIPSLLLTAAVHQHLVREQTRTQVALIVESGDCREVHHAAVLIGYGAAAVNPYLAFESVEDMISTGALVGMEPGTAIRNYVKALGKGVLKIMSKMGISTVSSYCGAQVFEAVGLDTRLVQRYFRGTPSTISGIGLAEIHAEVAARHALAWPPAGARASDRLDVGGEYQWRREGELHLFNPETVFLLQHATRSRQYDVFRQYTAKVDELAARAGSLRGLFTLRTGVRPPVPLDEVEPASEIVKRFATGAMSYGSISAEAHETLAIAMNRLGGKSNTGEGGEDVARLHDPERRSAVKQIASGRFGVTSEYLVNADDLQIKMAQGAKPGEGGQLPGNKVWPWIARTRHATPGVGLISPPPHHDIYSIEDLAQLVHDLKCVNPAARVHVKLVSEVGVGTVAAGVAKLKADVILISGHDGGTGASPLNSLKHAGTPWELGLAEAQQTLLLNKLRDRVTVQVDGQLKTGRDVLVAALLGAEEFGFATAPLIVEGCVMMRVCHLDTCPVGIATQNPVLRERFTGRPEFVENFFLFLAEEVRGYLAELGFRSIAEAIGHTELLDVAGAIDHWKGHGLDLSRVLHLPELPEGAARRGIRAQDHGLELALDNELIALAEPALRDGTPVRVEVAVRNEHRSVGAMLGGEVTRRFGGTGLPDDTVEFLLHGTAGQSFGAFLPRGVTLRLHGDANDYVGKGLSGGRLVVRPDAAAPFAGADADPGARAEDQIIAGNTILYGATGGEVFLRGRVGERFAVRNSGAVAVVEGVGDHGCEYMTGGTVVVLGPTGRNFAAGMSGGTAFVHRLDRRLVNAELVDLSPLGVEERERLHELVQRHFAETDSAVAEELLKRWPEAVEEFTAVVPRDYRRVLEIMRAAEAAGHDVDDAVMSALAPSAAPVPPAPRAVAQEVARA